The following proteins come from a genomic window of Crassostrea angulata isolate pt1a10 chromosome 1, ASM2561291v2, whole genome shotgun sequence:
- the LOC128188632 gene encoding 26S proteasome non-ATPase regulatory subunit 9-like encodes MKFKMAASMDDMKKLMKKRDEIESEIKALHEVLDSQKGIGMNEPLIDSEGYPRADIDVYTVRHARHKVICLQNDYKDIMKEIEEGLYKIHAEARQKQAESSTEETPSPTSDDALSRLSPFLVIDKVDEGSPAHTCGLCVQDKILKFGSVMSHNFQNLQNIAAVVQHSKDKPLSVRILRNEKEFNVTLTPKAWSGRGLLGCSFLPIKKT; translated from the exons ATGAAATTCAAGATGGCAGCCTCCATGGATGACATGAAGAAATTGATGAAGAAAAGAGATGAAATTGAATCGGAAATCAAGGCTCTTCATGAAGTATTAGACTCG caaaaagGGATAGGAATGAACGAGCCCCTGATTGACAGTGAAGGTTATCCTCGAGCGGATATCGATGTGTACACGGTCAGACATGCCAGGCATAAAGTCATTT GTCTTCAAAATGATTACAAGGACATAATGAAGGAGATTGAGGAAGGTCTCTATAAGATACATGCAGAGGCGCGACAGAAGCAGGCAGAGTCTTCAACTGAAGAAACACCCTCCCCAACATCAGACGATGCTCTTAGCAGGCTCTCCCCTTTCCTGGTCATCGACAAAGTGGACGAAGGATCTCCAGCCCACACCTGT GGACTTTGTGTGCAAGACAAGATACTGAAGTTTGGGTCTGTAATGTCACACAATTTTCAGAACCTACAGAATATTGCAGCTGTGGTGCAGCATAGTAAAGAT AAACCTTTGTCAGTGCGAATTCTTCGGAATGAAAAAGAATTTAACGTAACTCTAACACCCAAAGCTTGGAGTGGGCGTGGTCTTCTCGG GTGCAGTTTTCTTCCGATCAAAAAGACGTGA